Below is a window of Cupriavidus sp. MP-37 DNA.
CGGATTCGACGACCGATGAGCTGATGTGCACCAGATACGGTACATTGTTCGCCTTGATCGCATCGAGGACCACGCGTGTCGAGTCGACGTTATTGCGGACGAACTCCTGCCAGTCGGTGCCACCTATCTGGGCCTGGAGCATGACAACGACAGATGCGCCTTCGAAATGCTCGACCCATTTGCCGGCGGATGCGACATCGACGCACTCGACATGGACATCGGGTTGCGTCTTTTTGAGCACCTCGACGTTGGAACGGTGCTTGTCAAGCACCACGATGTTCGTGTAGCCCAGATCACGCAGTCGGGCGACGAGGTTTTGTCCGACCAAGCCGGCTCCGCCCGGAAGGATGATCTTGTCGTTCAGGTTCTTCACGCTTGCCTCAGTCAATTCTGCCTGGTTTGTATGCTCATTTGCACAGGCCCGGCGGACTTCGCCTGGCATGGTTTTGGCTATCGCGCCAACCGGGCGGATTTCTTACTGCCTGCGATGGCCGTCAGATATCCATCCGATTAAACACGAACCGTGGCAAATGGCGGATCACCATCATGATCACTACCCACTTGCGTGGTGCGTAAACTACCGGCCTCCCCGTAGCCATACCATTGACAATACATTTTGCGACATCCTCTACCCGGGCCATCTTGACCGTTTGTGTGGTGAGATGTGCAGTCATCGGTGTCGCGGTAGGCCCTGGCTTGATCAGCACGACTTTCACGCCAGAGTGCTTCGCCAATGCCATGCGATGCTGCAGGCCCTGTGCGTAGCGGGTCACCAAGCTTTTTGCGGCGCCGTAGATGTAGTTGGACTTGCGGCCACGATCACCGGCGACGGAGCCGATTATGCCTAGCGTGCCGCGGTTGACGCCAGCCATCTTGCCGGCGAAGGCTTCGGCGAACAACACCGGAGAGATGCCATTGATGTGCATGGCTTCGCTTGCCATTTCAAGGTCCTGTTCGCACTCGGCTTGGTCGGGCAATGTGCCGTGCGCGATCAGTACGATGTCGAGGGGCCCAACTGCGGCCAGCGAGTCTGCGAGCCGGCGTATTGCGGCGGCATTGGCGAAGTCCGTCTCAACTATTCGAACCGACGCGCTTGGGCCGCGCACTCGCAGATCAGTGGCGATAGTTTCTGCCTTGCTGCGGTTGCGGACCACCAGCGTGAGATCTGCGCCCGGTTCGATGACCCAGTTGCGTGCGCAGTGTTCGGCGATAGCCGAGGTCGCACCAACGATTACGATTCGTTTGTTCTGGTTCTGCAAGGTCAGTGTCCCAAGAGTCGACGTGATAGCGCGGAGCTGATGCCCGGGTCACGATAGGGAAGGAATTCCGTGAGGCGTGAGTAGCCGGATTCGAAAAGGTCGCGTGGCATGCGGGCGTCCTTGGCTGGGTAAAGGCGCCCCTTAGCTCCGCGGACGATGGCGTCTAGACGCTTGAACAGCGCGGTGGTCTTTTCTCCCCGGTTGGGGAAGTCGAGCGCAAGCGTCACGCCCGGCTCTGGAAAGCTCAGCATGCCGGGTGCAATACGTTCGCCGAACGTCTTGAGTACGGCGAGGAACGAACCCTCACCAGAGCGGGCGATTTCCTGCAACATCGCCTGCACGGCGTCGCGCCCCCCAGAGCGCGGCACCACGCTCTGGTACTGAAAGAATCCGCGCGGTCCATACATCCTATTCCACTCGTGAAGATTGTCGAGCGGATAGAAGAAGGGCTCGTAGTGGGCGACGCCGCGGCCTGCTTTCCACTTGTTAAAATGGAAATAAGCCATGTTGAAGGGACGTAGTGTCAAGCCGTTGACTAGAGATACCGGTGGCACGAACGGCATGGTTCTGACCCGGTACTCCGGCGGCGGCCCGTTCTCTGCTTCGCTCGGATTGCCGCGCATGAACAAGCCGCGCTGGTTGCCACCGCTCAGACAGTCGATCCAGGACACGGTGTGTTCCCATTCGGCTTCGGATTCGTCCGCGATCTCGAAGAATTCGTCGAGGCTGGCGTACGGCACTGTCTCTGTATCGAGCCATGGGCCGCTGACTCGACGCAATTGCAGTTCGGCAGTAACAACGACGCCGGTGAGTCCGAGGCCGCCGATGGTGGCGGCGAACCAGGGCGCGTTCTCGTTGCGGCTGCATTCGTACTGGGTTCCATCGGTACGCACGAGAGTCAGCCGGCGGACGTTGTCCCCGAACGTGCCGAACACGTGGTGGTTCTTGCCATGCACATCGTTTGCGATGGCGCCGCCGACGGTTACCAGCTGCGTGCCCGGTGTCACCGGTAGCATCCACCCGCGCGGTACGGCAAGCTGCTGAATATCGCGCAGAAGCACGCCGGCTTCGCAGACAATTCTGCCTTGCGTCTCGTCGAAGGCAATGAAGTGATCCAGTGCCGTGGTTTTCCACAGCACGTTTCCAGGGTTTAGGCACACGTCGCCATAACTGCGACCCATGCCATGCGCAAGGCCTGGGCGCGGTCCGGTGAGGTGGCTGGCGATGCTCGAGCGCTGGGTCAGCATCTGGACGTCGTGCTCCCAGCTGCCAAGGCGACCCCACGAAGTGATAGTGGTCATTACCAACTCACCGTTCCCGCAATCAGTGCCGCTGCAAAGGCAAGCCCCGCAACCTGGCTGGCGCGGTCCTTGACGGCGAAGATTAGCGGATCGTCATGCATTTCTCCGCGATGGGCCTTCATCCACATCCAACTGATCCAGAACAGCATAACAAGCACTGCGCCCCAGACGAATTCTGGCGTCTGGTAAAGCACTAAGACCGAATTGCTGTCTAGGTAGAGCGCCAGAACCAGTACCGAAGCGATGCCCGAGCCGATCCCGAGTGACTGGATCAGCGAGGCATCGGAAGTGTAGTAGCCACGGCCGTGGACCTTCTGCTTTCCACTCTGCAACTGAACCTCGAGTTCGGCGTAGCGCTTGACGAACGCTAGCGAAAGGAACAAAAAAATGGAGAATGCCAGTAGCCAGAACGTCATCGGAAGCGTTGCCGCAGCGGCACCAGCAATGATACGCAGCGTGTAGAGCAAGGCTAGCACCATGCAATCAATCAGGATGATTCGCTTGAGCGCCAGAGAGTAGACACAGGTGACGATGAAGTAGATAAGCAGCCAGGGCAGGAAATTGCCACCGACGAATAGTGCCAGCGCAATGCTGATCAGAAGCAGCGCTGGCGCTACTATCACGCCTACCCACGCAGGAACCTGGCCTGAAGCAAAAGGTCGGAATTTCTTGCGCGGATGCTGGCGATCGCTTTCCAGGTCGAGCAGATCGTTTGCGATGTAGACGGATGACGCGCAAACGCTGAAAGAAAAGAACGCGAGGATCATTGCCATCCAAGTGGTGCCGTTGTTCAGTTCATGTCCCGCGAACATTGGCACGAACAGCAGGAGGTTCTTGAGCCATTGGTGCACACGCAGCATGCGGCGCCACGCCGTGAAGCCGAGGCCTTGCGCAGGAAATACGCGCTCAACCTTGCAACAGCCGCTTGCAGCCTTGGCGAGACTGGCCGAACCATTTACCACGATGGCGTTGCGTGCGCAGCGCCAGACCGTGACGTCGGCGCTCGAATTACCGACGTAATCAAAGCCTGCTTGCCCAAAACGCTGGTGGAGAGCGGCGGCCTTATTGGGGCCAGCTAAGTTCGTGACGCCGTCACTCGCCATAACCTCATCAAACATGTTCAAATGCTCGGCAATGGCAAGCGCCAGCGACTTGTCTGATGCTGTGCACAGAATTAACTTGCGACCCTCAGCTTTTTGAATTTTAAGCCAGTCGAGTAACTCCGTGTTATAGGGCAGGGACGCGGGATCAATATCTACAAGTCCAGCCAGGCGCTCTTTCAGTACAGCTTTTCCTCGCGAAAGCCAAAGCGGCATGCGCAAAATGTCTGCCGGACTGTCACGCAATACGCGTAGCGCCGATTCGTGCAGCATGTCCGTACGAATCAGCGTTCCGTCCAAGTCGACTACAAGTGGCGTGGCGACCACGAACCCCTCCCTAGAATTTGCCTTGTATTTGCTTCGGTGTATGACTTACGGCTGGGCGCATCCAGAATTGTGCGCTGTAGTCCGTGTACGCTTTTCTTCTTGCGGCGTAGCTTGCCAGAAAGCACAGCGTTGTTTTTGGATGTGCCTGCCAGTAGCAACTTCCTAAACGCTGCGGCATTTTAACGGATCGCCCTATGTATTGGCGATCGATAAGTTAAGTGCAATCCACATAGCCAACTTCAGTTGTGTGTAAGTCACGGCATCGGGCCGTTCAGGGGCGGCGTCATCCATGCAGAGACGGGGCACTGGTCTCCTGCCGCGGGAGCGCCGTCGGTTGCTGTCGCATCCAGATAAAGGCACCGAAAATCACGGCTACCAGATTTGCCACCGCGTATCCCAAGATAGCGCCGTGTGCGCCAAAGGCGGGGATGGTCACTGCATCAATGGCTATCGTGACGGCGCACACTAACGCCCATTTAATGGCAACCAGATGCGGCCGGCGCATGTAGATCGGTAATAGGGTCAACGCAATATCAGCAAAAATGAGTGACGAAGCCAGAGCAGCCAACTGCAGGAGGGGGGCCGCTGCAACAAATGCCGAACCGTAGAGCAACTCAACAATCCAATGCGCGCAGGCGGCGATGGACAGTCCGCCCACCAGTCCAACCGTAAGCATCGCGCCTGCGATTTTCATGATGTTCTGGCGCGCCTTTGCGAAAGTGGGGATTGCATAAACGTACATCGGGGCAACGCCAGCTGCCAAGATTGTGGCAAGGACAACAAAGTTATCCAGGATCTGCATGGAGGCGGCATAGGCGCCAAACTCTGTCAACGGTACCAGCGGCTTGAGCAGTAGTTGGTCTACCCGTCGAGATCCCGTCATCATCATGAAGCTTACCCAGAACAGCGCTCCATTTCGTAGTAGTTCGCGTGCGAGGGCCGGATCAAGCGTTACGTTAGTGCCTGGTGCTCGGGGAAGGTAGTACCAAGTCAGCAGAAGCGCGACCATGACGGCCTCAACGGAGAAGGCGGCTGCATAAGCAGAAGCGTCTTGACTGCCGACTTGGAACAGCAGCCCCACGCAAGCTGCCTTGATTGCCAAGGACGCTAGGTTGAAAATGGCGTTGGGACGGGTCGAGGTGCGTGATTGCATCCAGGCAGTCACTACCCCAAACGGTTCGCGAAGCATAACTGCGACACCCAGGATCAATGTCGGCGCCCAGATATCAAGGCCCTGGCCCGTGAAGAGCAGGTATGCGCATATCAGTAGGTAAGCAAATACACCAGCTGCAAGGCGTAAGCCAAAAACATGGATCAACAAGCGATGCTGTGAAACTTGATCAGTATTTGCGACCAAGCGCGGAACGGCCACTTCGCTCCCGCAGATCAGCGCCACAGAAGCTGCGATATACACCACCGCCTGAGCATACTGAAAATGCGCAAAACCGTCGGGCCCCAGCCCGCGAGCAAGCATGGCAACGATCCCGATGCCGCCAGCAACCTGGAGGCATCGTTCAGCAAGCATCCATGCAAGATTCCCAGCAACTTGCCGTCGCATTACGTCGGCCCCTCGCAAGCGACGTCACCATGAGCGTTTGCTAGTGCCGCGTAGCGCGCGAGCCAACTGCGCGCGACCGCCTCCAGGCTGCAGTGCGCCAGCACACGCTGGTAGCGGCGTGCCTGTTCAGCAGGCGTTCCCAAGCCCACTGCCAAGGCGTCGGACATAGCGCGGGCGAGAGCAGGTGTGTCACCGCACGAAACTATTGTCCCGGCATCGCCAACCAATTCAGCCACGCCGGCAGCGTCCGTGGCTACCACGGGACAGCCGCAGGCGAGTGCTTCCCCCACAACGAGCGGCATGCCTTCCACGTCTGATGAGAGCACGAACAAATCAGCGGCGTTGAGGAGAGCAGGGATGTCTCTGCGATTGCCGGCAAGAGTGATGGAGCCGACGGTATCATGCCGGCGCATAGCCATTTCCAGCTCGCTGCGCATTGTGCCTTCACCAGCTATCAGCAGCCTGGTGTCGGCATGGCCGGGTGCTTGAATCATGCGGGAAAATGCGTGGATTAGCCTGAGTTGAGCCTTCTCTGGCACCAGCCGGCCAACATTGACTACCAGTTTAGTGCCGGCATCTAGCCCCAGAGCCTTTCGCGTGGTCTGACGCAACTCCGGGTCAATGAGGAAACGGTCAGTATCGATGCCGTTGGGAACGACCACGATTCGCTCCGGCACCACAGCGCCCGCGTCGATCATCGCCTGCCTGGCACTTTCGCTAACATGCGAGTTCAGCGCCGCCCACCGATCAGTCAGGCGGTAGGCCAGCATGCGTAGCCGGCCCCCTTCGCGCGCGCTGTGCGCCGTGCAGATAACCGGGGGCGCATCCGTTACTGCCGCGAGGACGCGTGCCAGCAGGTTGGCGTGCACCATGTGGGCATGAATGATCTGCGGCTGCCATTGCCGGACAAACCGGTTCAGTTCCAATAGTGCGCGCATCATCGATGTGACGGTCTTGCGCATGTTGAGGTGCACGATCGTGGCGCGCGCCGGCAGCGCTACTTCGCAGCCTGGCGTGAGGCTTACGATTGCTACGTCATGCCCTTCCTGTATAAACGCCTGCGCCAACCCGGCTACCTGTTGTTCGGCGCCGCCAGTCTTCAGTCCGGTACAGAGAAGTAGAATGCGCATATGCGGGGTAGCTGGACTGTCACCGTGCTCCGTAACCGGTCGCGAGTGTCCTCAGCGTCTTTACCCCGATCAGCAGATCCAGCGCCAGCGAGCAGTGCTTGACGTAATACAGGTCATAGCTGAGCTTGGTCACGGTCTCTTCATGGCTGCCGGCGTAACCCTGCTGCACCTGGGCCCAGCCGGAGAGGCCGGGCCGCACCAGGTGGCGGTACGGGTAATAGGGAATGGTTTCCGAAAACCGGTCGACCATGGGCGCCTGCTCCGGCCGCGGGCCGATCAGGCTCATATGCCCGAGCAGCACGTTCCACAGTTGCGGGATCTCGTCCAGGCGGTACTTGCGGATAATGCGTCCGACCCGGGTCACGCGCGGATCGCGGCGTGCTGCGAACAAGGCTGGCGCGCTGGCGTCGACGCCCATGCTGCGGAACTTGAGCATGACGAAGGGCTTGCCGAACAGGCCCACGCGCTCCTGCCGGAAGATCGCACCGCCGGGGGTTTCCAGCCGGATAGCCAGCGCGACGGCGAGTCCCAGCGGCACGGCCAGCGGTGCCAGGCAGGCGACGGCGACGATATCGATGGCGCGCTTCAGGTAGCCGTAGAGGTAGTGCGCGGCGTAGTCGTCCAGGAAGTTCTCGTCGATGTGGGCCAGTCCGACGCGGCCGGTCAGCATTTCGCCGACACGCTCGACCGAGTACATGCGGACATGGCTCATCTTGTAATGCGCGAGCAGGCGCGTGCGTTCGGGGTCGCCGGTGGCGCTGCGCTCTACCATCAGGCCATCGAAGTGCCTGGCGTCTTCGAGCGATCCCACTGGTTCGAAGCGGATGCGGGCCGGCGCCGCGGCGCCGGGCATGGCCAGAATGGCTTCCAGCTGCGCCAGGGTACCCGGATCGGTATAGCCGAACAGCGGCACGTAGTTCTGCACGAAGCGTCGATAGCCGGTCCAGAGCCACGCCAGCGTGATCAGGTACGACAGCAGCAGGGCGCCGCGAGAATATTCGATATGGAAGGCGGCAAACACAAAGAGCAGGCCGCAGAACGGCAGCGTCGCGGCAAGTCCTGCCAGGCTGTTGCCCTCCATGGCCGGCAGGTGCAGCGAGCGATGCAGCAGCATGAATGCGACCAGGTATGGCATGACCGACCATAGCAACGTGCGTGTGAACACGTAGGTCACGATGCCGGCGCGGTGCGCCATTTCGGCGCCGACCGCGCTGAGTGCGAACAGCGCCAGGCCGAGCACCGCCCAGGCCACCATCCGGCTGACGCGGCGCACGGTCTCGGAGCCGCCGGTGCGCATGCGCAAGGCGCGGTGCCGCATGCTGTCGGTCTTGATGGTCATGACGTCGATACCCGCGCGGCACGGGGCGATTGGGCGAGAGCGTCGCGGTAGACGGACCAGGTCGCGTCGGTCATGCGCTCCAGTCCATAGCATTGCTCCCACCGCTGGCGCGCGCCGTGGCCAAGCGCCGCGCGCAGGGCGCTGTCGTCGGCCAGGCGGCGCAGCGCTTCGGCGAACGCCTGCTCGTCATCGTGATCGACCAGCACGCCGTACCGGTTGCCGTCGAGCTGCTCCCGAATGCCGGGCAGGTCCGAGGCCACGACCGGCAATCCGGCCCGCATCGCCTCGAGCACCGACAGCGGGAAGCCCTCGTGGTCCGACGCCAGCACAAAGGCCTGGACCGAAGCCAGCAGCGCCGGCACTTCCGTGACGTTGCCGGCGAACTCCACGCGCCCGGGGGCAAGCTGTTGCGCCAGGTGCTGCATGGCGTGCCGCTGCGGACCGTCTCCGACCAGGGTCAGCACACAGGATTCCAGCCCTGCGCGCGCGAACGCGCGAATCGCCGCGTCCTGGCGTTTGGGTGCGGCAAAGCGCGCGACCATCACGATTCTTCGCAAAGGGGCCTGCGGCTCGGCGCGATGGGGCGTGTCGGGGATGCCGTTTGGAATGACCGAAACACGTTCGGCGGGAAGGGGGAGCGAGCGGGCCAGCTGCTGTTCGGCGTCCGCGACGCAGATCACGCGCGCCGCCAGCGGTGCCAGCAACCATTCCGCCACGCGTGCGGCGATGCGCTGGCGCGGCGGGGCTTCGGGCTTGAAGGCAAAACCGTGGACGGTATAGACCACGGGTATGCCGAGCACCAGTCCGGCGATGCGGCCCAGGGCGCCCGCCTTGGCGCTGTGCGCATGGATCAGGTCCGGCGCGGCCTGCTTCAATGCCCTGACTAGTTCACGCAAGGCATGGATCGCGCGCCAGGGCGACAGGGCATTGTCCAGTCGTGTCAGCCGAATGGTCTGCGCGCCGGTGCGTGCCGCGATCTCGAAGAGCGGTCCTTCGCCGCCTGCCAACAGGACGGTGTCTGCCTTGCCGGCAGTCGAGCGCAGCAGGTCGGCGACGTGCGATTGTGCTCCGCCGATCTCCGCATTGGTGATCAGGTAGGCAATGCGAGGTCGGGGCGACGGTTGCGCAGATGGATTCAAAGGCTCTGTACGTTTCGTGACGGATGGTGTCCGCCGCGGGTCCCGCGGCAGCACAAAATACCCCTGAGCGTGGGGCATGACACCGCCGGATGTAGGACAGACTCCGAAAATTGTGTCCATCCGTGATAATGCGGCGATTATACCGCCCGGGCCCGCCGCAATCCGGCAAAATAGCTGCCTTTGGGGCGTCGCACCGACCAGCTGGCAAGGTGTGGCGCGGACGACAAGCAACTCAGGACCCTACATGCAAATCGATCCTTCCATCTTCAAAGCCTATGACATCCGCGGCATCGTGGGCAAAACGCTCACCCGCGACGTCGCGCGCCAGATCGGCTTGTCGTTCGGCTCCGCCGCCGTGGAGCTCGGCGAAACCTCCATCGCCGTCGGTCGCGACGGCCGGCTTTCGGGGCCGGACCTGATCGGCGGCCTCGTCGAGGGCCTGCGCGCCACCGGGCTGGACGTGCTCGACCTTGGCATGGTGGCCACCCCGATGGTCTATTTCGCCACCAATATCGAGATCGACGGCGTACGCCCCGCCTCCGGCATCATGGTCACCGGCAGCCATAACCCGCCCGACTACAACGGCTTCAAGATGGTGCTGGCGGGGCGGGCGATCTACGGCGAGCAGATCCAGGACTTGCGCAAGCGCATCGAGGCCGGCGCGTTCACCCGAGGCGCAGGGGCCTACAAGGAAGTCGATGTGCGCCAGAAGTACCTCGATCGCATCGTGGGCGACGTCAAGCTGTCCCGGCCGATGAAGATCGCCCTCGACGCCGGCAATGGGGTAGCCGGCGCCTTTGTCGGCGACCTGTTCCGGGGACTTGGCTGTGAAGTGGTCGAACTGTTCTGCGAGGTCGACGGCAACTTCCCCAACCACCATCCCGATCCCGCGCATATTGAGAACCTGCAGGACCTGATGAAGACCCTGCGCGAAACCGACTGCGAACTGGGCCTGGCCTTCGATGGCGACGGCGACCGCCTGGGCGTGGTGACCAAGGACGGGCAGGTGATCTTCCCGGACCGCCAGTTGATGCTGTTCGCTGAAGAGATCCTGTCGCGCAACCCCGGGGCGCAGGTGATCTACGACGTCAAGTGCACCGGCAAGCTGGCGCCGTGGATCCGCCAGCACGGCGGCGAGCCGCTGATGTGGAAAACCGGCCATTCGCTGGTGAAGGCCAAGCTGAAGGAAACCGGTGCCCCGATTGCCGGCGAAATGAGCGGCCATGTCTTCTTCAAGGACCGCTGGTACGGCTTTGACGATGGCCTGTACACCGGCGCCCGGCTGCTGGAAATCCTGTCGCGCCATGCGGATCCCAGCGCGGTGCTGAACGCGCTGCCGAACGCGAACAACACCCCTGAACTGCAACTGAAGTGCGCCGAGGGCGAGCCCTTCACGCTGCTCGACAAGATCCGCGCCAACGCCAAATTCGACGGTGCGCGCGAAGTGATCACCATCGACGGCGTGCGGGTCGAATATGCCGATGGCTTTGGCCTGGCGCGTCCGTCCAATACCACGCCGGTGGTGGTGATGCGTTTCGAAGCGGACAACGACGCCGCGCTGGCACGCATCCAGGCGGAGTTCAAGCGCGTGATCCTCGCCGAGAAGCCGGATGCTCAGCTCCCGTTCTGAGGGCGCGACGGTGCCCGCGGCATCGTCTGACGCGGCCGGTGTGGCACAGCCCATGCCGGCCGCGGTGCCTTTTGCGCTGCCGGAGCGGCCGCGCATCCTGCTGGTCAAGGTATCGTCGCTCGGCGACGTGGTGCACAACA
It encodes the following:
- a CDS encoding sugar transferase, whose translation is MTIKTDSMRHRALRMRTGGSETVRRVSRMVAWAVLGLALFALSAVGAEMAHRAGIVTYVFTRTLLWSVMPYLVAFMLLHRSLHLPAMEGNSLAGLAATLPFCGLLFVFAAFHIEYSRGALLLSYLITLAWLWTGYRRFVQNYVPLFGYTDPGTLAQLEAILAMPGAAAPARIRFEPVGSLEDARHFDGLMVERSATGDPERTRLLAHYKMSHVRMYSVERVGEMLTGRVGLAHIDENFLDDYAAHYLYGYLKRAIDIVAVACLAPLAVPLGLAVALAIRLETPGGAIFRQERVGLFGKPFVMLKFRSMGVDASAPALFAARRDPRVTRVGRIIRKYRLDEIPQLWNVLLGHMSLIGPRPEQAPMVDRFSETIPYYPYRHLVRPGLSGWAQVQQGYAGSHEETVTKLSYDLYYVKHCSLALDLLIGVKTLRTLATGYGAR
- a CDS encoding phosphomannomutase/phosphoglucomutase produces the protein MQIDPSIFKAYDIRGIVGKTLTRDVARQIGLSFGSAAVELGETSIAVGRDGRLSGPDLIGGLVEGLRATGLDVLDLGMVATPMVYFATNIEIDGVRPASGIMVTGSHNPPDYNGFKMVLAGRAIYGEQIQDLRKRIEAGAFTRGAGAYKEVDVRQKYLDRIVGDVKLSRPMKIALDAGNGVAGAFVGDLFRGLGCEVVELFCEVDGNFPNHHPDPAHIENLQDLMKTLRETDCELGLAFDGDGDRLGVVTKDGQVIFPDRQLMLFAEEILSRNPGAQVIYDVKCTGKLAPWIRQHGGEPLMWKTGHSLVKAKLKETGAPIAGEMSGHVFFKDRWYGFDDGLYTGARLLEILSRHADPSAVLNALPNANNTPELQLKCAEGEPFTLLDKIRANAKFDGAREVITIDGVRVEYADGFGLARPSNTTPVVVMRFEADNDAALARIQAEFKRVILAEKPDAQLPF
- a CDS encoding SDR family NAD(P)-dependent oxidoreductase — translated: MQNQNKRIVIVGATSAIAEHCARNWVIEPGADLTLVVRNRSKAETIATDLRVRGPSASVRIVETDFANAAAIRRLADSLAAVGPLDIVLIAHGTLPDQAECEQDLEMASEAMHINGISPVLFAEAFAGKMAGVNRGTLGIIGSVAGDRGRKSNYIYGAAKSLVTRYAQGLQHRMALAKHSGVKVVLIKPGPTATPMTAHLTTQTVKMARVEDVAKCIVNGMATGRPVVYAPRKWVVIMMVIRHLPRFVFNRMDI
- a CDS encoding FAD-binding oxidoreductase; this encodes MTTITSWGRLGSWEHDVQMLTQRSSIASHLTGPRPGLAHGMGRSYGDVCLNPGNVLWKTTALDHFIAFDETQGRIVCEAGVLLRDIQQLAVPRGWMLPVTPGTQLVTVGGAIANDVHGKNHHVFGTFGDNVRRLTLVRTDGTQYECSRNENAPWFAATIGGLGLTGVVVTAELQLRRVSGPWLDTETVPYASLDEFFEIADESEAEWEHTVSWIDCLSGGNQRGLFMRGNPSEAENGPPPEYRVRTMPFVPPVSLVNGLTLRPFNMAYFHFNKWKAGRGVAHYEPFFYPLDNLHEWNRMYGPRGFFQYQSVVPRSGGRDAVQAMLQEIARSGEGSFLAVLKTFGERIAPGMLSFPEPGVTLALDFPNRGEKTTALFKRLDAIVRGAKGRLYPAKDARMPRDLFESGYSRLTEFLPYRDPGISSALSRRLLGH
- a CDS encoding UbiA family prenyltransferase, with translation MVATPLVVDLDGTLIRTDMLHESALRVLRDSPADILRMPLWLSRGKAVLKERLAGLVDIDPASLPYNTELLDWLKIQKAEGRKLILCTASDKSLALAIAEHLNMFDEVMASDGVTNLAGPNKAAALHQRFGQAGFDYVGNSSADVTVWRCARNAIVVNGSASLAKAASGCCKVERVFPAQGLGFTAWRRMLRVHQWLKNLLLFVPMFAGHELNNGTTWMAMILAFFSFSVCASSVYIANDLLDLESDRQHPRKKFRPFASGQVPAWVGVIVAPALLLISIALALFVGGNFLPWLLIYFIVTCVYSLALKRIILIDCMVLALLYTLRIIAGAAAATLPMTFWLLAFSIFLFLSLAFVKRYAELEVQLQSGKQKVHGRGYYTSDASLIQSLGIGSGIASVLVLALYLDSNSVLVLYQTPEFVWGAVLVMLFWISWMWMKAHRGEMHDDPLIFAVKDRASQVAGLAFAAALIAGTVSW
- a CDS encoding glycosyltransferase, which translates into the protein MRILLLCTGLKTGGAEQQVAGLAQAFIQEGHDVAIVSLTPGCEVALPARATIVHLNMRKTVTSMMRALLELNRFVRQWQPQIIHAHMVHANLLARVLAAVTDAPPVICTAHSAREGGRLRMLAYRLTDRWAALNSHVSESARQAMIDAGAVVPERIVVVPNGIDTDRFLIDPELRQTTRKALGLDAGTKLVVNVGRLVPEKAQLRLIHAFSRMIQAPGHADTRLLIAGEGTMRSELEMAMRRHDTVGSITLAGNRRDIPALLNAADLFVLSSDVEGMPLVVGEALACGCPVVATDAAGVAELVGDAGTIVSCGDTPALARAMSDALAVGLGTPAEQARRYQRVLAHCSLEAVARSWLARYAALANAHGDVACEGPT
- a CDS encoding glycosyltransferase family 4 protein, which produces MDTIFGVCPTSGGVMPHAQGYFVLPRDPRRTPSVTKRTEPLNPSAQPSPRPRIAYLITNAEIGGAQSHVADLLRSTAGKADTVLLAGGEGPLFEIAARTGAQTIRLTRLDNALSPWRAIHALRELVRALKQAAPDLIHAHSAKAGALGRIAGLVLGIPVVYTVHGFAFKPEAPPRQRIAARVAEWLLAPLAARVICVADAEQQLARSLPLPAERVSVIPNGIPDTPHRAEPQAPLRRIVMVARFAAPKRQDAAIRAFARAGLESCVLTLVGDGPQRHAMQHLAQQLAPGRVEFAGNVTEVPALLASVQAFVLASDHEGFPLSVLEAMRAGLPVVASDLPGIREQLDGNRYGVLVDHDDEQAFAEALRRLADDSALRAALGHGARQRWEQCYGLERMTDATWSVYRDALAQSPRAARVSTS
- a CDS encoding lipopolysaccharide biosynthesis protein; translation: MRRQVAGNLAWMLAERCLQVAGGIGIVAMLARGLGPDGFAHFQYAQAVVYIAASVALICGSEVAVPRLVANTDQVSQHRLLIHVFGLRLAAGVFAYLLICAYLLFTGQGLDIWAPTLILGVAVMLREPFGVVTAWMQSRTSTRPNAIFNLASLAIKAACVGLLFQVGSQDASAYAAAFSVEAVMVALLLTWYYLPRAPGTNVTLDPALARELLRNGALFWVSFMMMTGSRRVDQLLLKPLVPLTEFGAYAASMQILDNFVVLATILAAGVAPMYVYAIPTFAKARQNIMKIAGAMLTVGLVGGLSIAACAHWIVELLYGSAFVAAAPLLQLAALASSLIFADIALTLLPIYMRRPHLVAIKWALVCAVTIAIDAVTIPAFGAHGAILGYAVANLVAVIFGAFIWMRQQPTALPRQETSAPSLHG